A genome region from Triticum aestivum cultivar Chinese Spring chromosome 2B, IWGSC CS RefSeq v2.1, whole genome shotgun sequence includes the following:
- the LOC123041000 gene encoding uncharacterized protein: protein MSSSASASRRSWPRYGAVPMTRCPACQRIAPLKRLVTTTDKNGNLGREFVKCESKPEQGKKLKQCTHFEWLDEYIERIQLEGASGELDLPLEAEKLGKFGSGASGSGAPGSGNSIGGARPSIGATVGDAGVTAELKKLNKQMKKLIELQKQGNLMGLMAAFFMFV, encoded by the exons ATGTCGAGCTCCGCTTCAGCCTCCCGCCGCTCATGGCCGCGCTATGGCGCAGTGCCCATGACAAGATGCCCTGCATGCCAACGTATCGCACCCCTGAAGCGGCTAGTCACAACGACCGACAAGAATGGCAACCTTGGGCGGGaattcgtgaaatgcgagagcaaaccagagcagggaaag AAATTGAAGCAATGCACCCATTTTGAGTGGCTAGATGAGTACATAGAGCGGATTCAACTGGAGGGTGCATCAGGGGAGCTCGATTTACCGTTGGAGGCGGAGAAGTTGGGCAAGTTTGGATCGGGCGCATCTGGATCCGGGGCCCCTGGATCTGGCAATTCCATCGGGGGCGCCCGCCCTTCCATTGGTGCTACTGTGGGGGATGCAGGAGTGACGGCAGAGCTGAAGAAGCTGAACAAGCAGATGAAGAAACTCATCGAATTGCAGAAGCAGGGCAATTTGATGGGGCTGATGGCCGCATTTTTtatgtttgtgtaa